The Leclercia sp. S52 genome has a segment encoding these proteins:
- a CDS encoding porin family protein, whose product MNILRTGALSLLCPLSVAFAAPPETDSIPAAPHFERLTTPDKRTEPGEKTLHVTNAQLAEQPELAMALLDQAIREEKWPMVSAILPVYAASPNPDSTLIHFAKAGLARSQGHYAEAIEHYRAILSRHPDFAAVRLDLARAMFENRQFDAADYQFRRVLQSNPPENIQQVIAHYLERIQKGSALTGSFSVSYLNDSNVNNASSGKTIRVGDRLFIRNKDSFPQRGEGFWFNGALQKDVQLYDQHGLRFLGTVNGKSYWNNHDFDDITTRAYAGYQWRNFRHQFALLPFYEKRWYGTEAYSSGPGVRAEYSYLLTPTWQVSQALEYQKLDYDDEDYRFLRGQNRYSSTTLSHAFSNRVSGFAGFDLLDQQTFTRSESNHRVGLRSGVQVDMPWQLSFAATTAIARRNYQADSDIFSTRRKDNEQIYNLSLWHRDLYFFGVMPKLNFTYKRVDSNIDFYDYRQRNITFSLDKNF is encoded by the coding sequence ATGAATATTTTGCGTACTGGCGCACTGAGCTTGCTATGCCCGCTCAGCGTTGCGTTTGCTGCGCCGCCGGAAACCGACTCGATTCCTGCTGCTCCCCACTTTGAACGACTGACCACGCCGGACAAGCGCACCGAGCCTGGCGAAAAGACGCTGCATGTTACCAATGCTCAACTGGCGGAACAGCCAGAACTGGCGATGGCGCTGCTCGATCAGGCCATTCGTGAAGAAAAGTGGCCGATGGTGAGTGCTATTTTACCTGTCTATGCGGCGTCACCCAATCCGGATTCTACCCTGATTCATTTTGCAAAAGCCGGTCTGGCGCGCAGTCAGGGGCATTATGCAGAGGCGATTGAACACTATCGCGCAATCCTGAGCAGGCATCCTGACTTTGCTGCGGTGCGTCTGGATTTAGCGCGTGCCATGTTTGAAAATCGTCAGTTTGACGCGGCTGATTATCAATTTCGTCGTGTATTACAAAGCAATCCGCCTGAGAATATTCAGCAGGTCATTGCACACTATCTTGAGCGCATTCAGAAAGGCAGCGCATTAACGGGTTCATTCAGCGTGAGTTATCTGAATGACAGCAATGTGAATAATGCCTCATCGGGTAAAACCATTCGGGTTGGCGATCGCCTGTTTATTCGTAATAAGGATAGTTTCCCTCAGCGCGGAGAAGGTTTCTGGTTCAATGGCGCATTACAAAAAGATGTTCAACTCTACGATCAGCATGGCTTGCGATTTCTTGGTACGGTAAACGGTAAGAGTTACTGGAATAATCATGATTTTGATGATATTACCACCCGTGCTTATGCTGGATATCAATGGCGTAATTTCCGGCACCAATTTGCACTGTTGCCTTTTTATGAAAAAAGATGGTATGGCACCGAGGCGTACTCTTCTGGCCCTGGCGTCCGCGCCGAATACAGTTATTTACTTACGCCCACCTGGCAGGTGAGTCAGGCGCTGGAATATCAGAAACTGGATTATGATGATGAAGATTATCGTTTCTTGCGCGGGCAAAATCGTTACTCTTCCACAACCCTGTCCCATGCCTTCAGTAACCGGGTGTCAGGATTTGCCGGCTTCGATCTGCTCGATCAGCAGACCTTCACTCGCAGTGAATCTAACCATCGGGTAGGTTTGCGCAGCGGGGTGCAGGTTGATATGCCCTGGCAGCTCTCTTTTGCCGCCACCACGGCCATTGCCAGACGCAATTACCAGGCCGACAGTGATATCTTCTCCACGCGACGGAAAGATAACGAACAGATCTATAACCTCTCGCTCTGGCATCGTGACCTCTATTTCTTTGGGGTGATGCCGAAACTGAATTTCACCTATAAGCGGGTCGATAGCAATATCGATTTCTATGATTATCGACAGAGGAATATCACGTTTTCTCTGGATAAGAATTTTTAA
- the pgaA gene encoding poly-beta-1,6 N-acetyl-D-glucosamine export porin PgaA, which produces MVSMLFPTWAYAQMSAYDELIIQARDGNRQPLLQYLAVREKQTQLTAGEIADWLQVSSWANNDVETLAVWDRYRQRMAIPARGQVAAARALRNQKQWNASLAVWETVLQAEPGNSDARTGWIMTLADAHRNEQAITEAQRWADEEPGPEREALLAYVYHAQGKNWDSVLAASQIDTDSDRNKNVVPTLLAAMSANRIAGPALTLSERYPQPDAITRQLELDAAAQTVRTAFTPTRNEDERFLVADKALARYDALIAEWKQHPEAQGDVRRARIDRLGALVIRKHMDEAIAEFESLEASGTPVPDYARRWIASAYLAQKQPDKAESLLESIYFPRGSTLASQPMTMDDQQELLYARLDNNHFDEAKQQLDTYTKETPYLRQVYGSPTPQPNDSWLLARTLQTEYLVATDNLPAAEKHAERLARTGSGNQALRIAYASVLLARGLPRAAERELKFAEVIEPSNLALERQQAWTAMELQEWQQADELTKDVVTRSPDDAATLQLERLMAVHNKAELRIAGSQGISSDSPVSGKNDFTLNTALYSPPVNQNWRLFTGYNFARGEFEEGKGISRDLLAGAEWTSRNSWAEMEVSGRNDGSDQKIGGRLSGWYDFSDSWRVGGSAERLSRNTPLRALRNGVNANGGDLWLRWYQNERREYQLSFSGAHFTDGNDRLEYGISGKERLWTLPRFTLDFIPGISGSDNSKENVPYYNPKRDLSAVAGLRAEQVLYRHYDTVWKQQFEAGAGGYWQKGHSAGAINQLGYGQRIQWNNVVDAGVKLTWDKRPYDGKRERNIALAFDLNVRF; this is translated from the coding sequence ATGGTGAGCATGTTATTCCCGACATGGGCATACGCCCAAATGTCTGCCTACGACGAACTTATTATTCAGGCACGGGATGGCAACCGCCAGCCTTTATTGCAATACCTTGCCGTTCGTGAAAAGCAGACACAGTTAACGGCGGGAGAGATTGCTGACTGGCTTCAGGTTTCCTCATGGGCCAATAATGACGTTGAGACGCTGGCGGTATGGGATCGTTATCGCCAACGCATGGCCATCCCTGCCAGAGGGCAAGTCGCTGCCGCCCGCGCGCTGCGTAACCAAAAGCAGTGGAATGCCTCGCTGGCCGTCTGGGAAACCGTTCTGCAAGCTGAACCCGGCAATAGCGACGCCCGCACCGGCTGGATAATGACGCTCGCGGATGCCCATCGCAACGAGCAGGCCATCACCGAAGCCCAGCGCTGGGCAGACGAGGAGCCGGGGCCAGAGAGGGAGGCACTGCTGGCTTATGTTTATCATGCTCAGGGGAAAAACTGGGATTCAGTCCTGGCGGCCAGCCAAATCGATACCGATTCAGACCGCAACAAAAACGTGGTGCCCACGCTGCTGGCTGCCATGTCGGCCAACCGCATTGCCGGCCCCGCGCTGACCCTTTCAGAGCGTTACCCGCAGCCTGATGCCATTACACGTCAACTTGAACTGGATGCAGCGGCGCAAACCGTCCGCACTGCGTTCACGCCCACCCGCAATGAAGATGAACGATTTCTGGTGGCAGATAAAGCACTGGCTCGCTATGACGCGCTGATTGCCGAGTGGAAACAACATCCCGAGGCGCAAGGTGATGTGCGACGCGCCAGAATTGACCGGCTGGGGGCGCTGGTTATCCGTAAACACATGGATGAAGCGATCGCCGAATTTGAATCGCTCGAGGCGAGCGGAACGCCTGTTCCTGACTACGCCAGAAGATGGATCGCTTCTGCATATCTTGCGCAGAAGCAGCCGGACAAAGCCGAGTCGCTGCTTGAAAGCATCTATTTTCCGCGTGGCTCGACCCTGGCATCACAGCCGATGACCATGGACGATCAACAGGAACTGCTGTATGCCCGTCTCGATAACAACCATTTCGACGAAGCGAAGCAGCAACTGGATACATACACTAAAGAGACCCCTTACCTGCGACAGGTCTATGGTTCTCCCACCCCGCAGCCTAATGACAGCTGGCTGCTGGCCAGAACCTTACAAACCGAATATCTGGTAGCCACCGATAATTTGCCTGCAGCCGAGAAGCATGCGGAGCGGTTGGCGCGTACGGGATCGGGTAACCAGGCGCTGCGTATTGCCTATGCATCAGTGCTGCTGGCGAGAGGATTACCTCGTGCCGCAGAGCGCGAACTTAAGTTTGCCGAAGTCATTGAACCCAGCAACCTTGCGCTGGAAAGGCAACAAGCATGGACGGCCATGGAGCTCCAGGAGTGGCAGCAGGCCGACGAACTGACGAAGGATGTGGTCACCCGCAGCCCGGATGACGCCGCCACGTTGCAGCTTGAACGACTGATGGCGGTGCATAACAAAGCTGAACTGCGGATAGCCGGGTCTCAGGGCATCTCATCCGACAGTCCGGTCAGTGGCAAAAATGATTTTACCCTCAACACTGCGCTTTATAGCCCACCTGTGAACCAAAACTGGCGACTGTTTACCGGCTACAACTTCGCCCGTGGCGAGTTTGAGGAAGGGAAGGGAATAAGCCGGGACCTGCTGGCGGGCGCGGAATGGACGTCAAGGAATAGCTGGGCCGAAATGGAGGTCTCCGGGCGCAACGATGGCAGCGATCAGAAAATCGGCGGACGCCTCTCTGGCTGGTACGATTTCAGCGACAGCTGGCGGGTCGGGGGCTCGGCGGAGCGGTTATCCCGTAACACGCCGCTGCGTGCCCTGCGCAATGGGGTAAACGCCAACGGTGGCGATCTGTGGTTACGCTGGTATCAGAACGAACGACGCGAATATCAACTTTCGTTTTCCGGCGCCCATTTCACCGACGGCAACGATCGACTGGAATACGGCATCAGCGGTAAAGAGCGTCTCTGGACGCTGCCACGTTTTACTCTGGATTTTATCCCTGGCATCAGCGGCAGTGATAACAGCAAAGAAAATGTGCCTTATTACAACCCCAAACGCGATCTTTCGGCGGTTGCAGGACTGCGCGCCGAACAGGTGCTGTACCGCCATTACGACACGGTCTGGAAGCAGCAGTTTGAGGCGGGAGCGGGCGGTTACTGGCAAAAGGGGCACAGCGCTGGGGCCATCAATCAGTTAGGTTACGGGCAACGTATTCAATGGAATAACGTAGTGGATGCCGGGGTGAAACTGACCTGGGATAAGCGTCCTTACGATGGTAAGCGGGAGCGCAATATTGCCCTCGCATTTGATCTGAATGTCAGGTTTTAA
- a CDS encoding SDR family NAD(P)-dependent oxidoreductase, whose translation MTYSLENKIALVTGAASGIGLATARAYAAAGASVMLADINAEAVKEAAESLVASGYTAQAVTCNAADLDDVAAMVQETVATFGRLDIAFNNAGIQNVLAEIADATAEDFDRVTAVNLRGVWGCMKYELQQMRKQGSGVIVNCSSIGGIVGGAERANYHAAKHGVLGLTKSAALEYAARNIRVNAVCPGLIWTPMVDAMVASGQKEALEAMVQGVPMQRHGKAEEIADVVLWLSSDASSYVTGQSISIDGGLTMR comes from the coding sequence ATGACTTATTCACTTGAAAATAAAATTGCCTTAGTGACCGGTGCCGCTTCAGGGATTGGTCTTGCCACCGCGCGAGCCTACGCTGCGGCGGGCGCATCGGTGATGCTGGCTGATATCAACGCAGAGGCGGTGAAAGAGGCCGCCGAGTCGCTGGTGGCTTCGGGCTACACCGCCCAGGCGGTGACCTGCAATGCGGCGGATCTGGACGATGTCGCTGCGATGGTGCAGGAGACCGTTGCCACCTTTGGCCGCCTCGATATCGCTTTCAACAACGCCGGGATCCAGAATGTGCTGGCCGAGATTGCCGATGCCACCGCAGAAGATTTCGACCGCGTCACGGCGGTGAACCTGCGCGGCGTATGGGGCTGCATGAAATACGAACTGCAGCAGATGCGTAAGCAGGGCAGCGGCGTTATCGTGAACTGCTCCTCTATCGGCGGGATTGTGGGCGGGGCAGAACGCGCTAACTACCACGCCGCCAAGCATGGCGTGCTTGGCCTGACCAAAAGTGCGGCGCTTGAGTATGCCGCGCGCAATATTCGCGTCAACGCCGTCTGCCCGGGACTGATCTGGACCCCTATGGTTGATGCCATGGTCGCCTCCGGGCAGAAAGAGGCGCTGGAGGCGATGGTGCAGGGCGTGCCTATGCAGCGTCATGGCAAAGCTGAAGAAATTGCGGACGTGGTGCTTTGGCTCTCCAGCGATGCGTCATCCTACGTCACAGGCCAGTCCATCTCGATTGATGGTGGCCTGACCATGCGTTAA
- a CDS encoding alpha/beta hydrolase has product MASLLIANTALSAQTQPTTVAEGINVMNSQKVSFQNGTIKMAANLYLPPDFDSAKKYPAIVVSHPWGGVKEQTSGLYAQQLAKRGFITLAYDASHYGESGGLPRDLENPADRVQDIRSAIGYLSSLPQVDAARIGTLGICAGGGYTLHEAQTDLRVKAVAGVVTYDIGDATRNGIEGSPVSAADRLKLLQSVDAQLNKEAAGAPVQVEQLLPARDSVNASTPNFVREATEYYLTPRGAHPNARNRYVVTSPGLHMAYYPLEHMADISPRPVLLIAGEKAETRKFSQQAWDNAQQPKELMIIPGASHFDLYDKPQYVNPAVEKLAAFFSKNL; this is encoded by the coding sequence TTGGCATCATTACTTATTGCCAATACGGCACTCTCTGCACAAACCCAACCCACCACCGTGGCAGAAGGTATTAATGTCATGAATTCGCAAAAAGTTTCATTCCAGAACGGCACAATCAAAATGGCGGCCAATCTCTACCTGCCACCCGATTTCGATAGCGCGAAAAAATACCCGGCGATTGTTGTCTCCCATCCCTGGGGCGGGGTAAAAGAGCAGACGTCCGGTCTTTACGCTCAGCAGCTGGCGAAACGCGGATTCATTACCCTGGCCTATGATGCCTCTCACTACGGGGAAAGCGGAGGCTTACCGCGTGACCTGGAAAATCCGGCCGACCGGGTGCAGGATATCCGCAGCGCGATTGGCTATCTCAGCAGTCTGCCGCAGGTTGATGCCGCCCGCATCGGAACGCTGGGCATCTGTGCGGGCGGCGGCTATACCCTCCACGAAGCGCAAACCGATCTGCGTGTTAAAGCGGTCGCCGGGGTAGTCACCTATGACATCGGGGATGCAACCCGAAACGGTATTGAAGGATCGCCTGTCTCTGCTGCCGACAGGCTGAAATTACTGCAAAGCGTCGATGCGCAGTTAAATAAAGAGGCCGCCGGTGCGCCGGTGCAGGTAGAGCAGCTGCTCCCGGCGCGTGACAGCGTCAATGCCAGTACGCCGAATTTTGTGCGGGAGGCGACGGAATATTACCTCACCCCACGCGGGGCACATCCGAATGCCCGAAACCGCTATGTCGTAACCAGTCCGGGACTGCATATGGCTTATTATCCGCTGGAGCATATGGCGGATATTTCTCCCCGGCCGGTATTATTAATTGCCGGAGAAAAAGCGGAAACCCGTAAATTTAGCCAGCAGGCCTGGGATAATGCGCAGCAGCCTAAAGAATTAATGATAATTCCTGGTGCATCCCATTTTGATTTATATGACAAGCCGCAGTACGTCAACCCGGCGGTAGAAAAACTCGCTGCGTTCTTTAGTAAAAACCTTTAA
- the pgaD gene encoding poly-beta-1,6-N-acetyl-D-glucosamine biosynthesis protein PgaD, which yields MIQPLIFTEQRLFPRVLDSLLTIVAWLGFSWLIYSGLINAIEHDPLMGTRPFYTTLSTLSVYLLVACLISLALITWAKYNQLRFRIERRKRRPGLEHHEVAASFNITPRTGANDESGAGLYPRPL from the coding sequence ATGATCCAACCTTTAATTTTTACTGAACAACGGCTGTTTCCACGCGTGCTGGATTCCCTGTTAACCATCGTTGCCTGGCTGGGGTTTAGCTGGCTGATTTACAGTGGTCTGATAAACGCGATTGAACATGATCCTTTGATGGGGACCAGGCCGTTCTACACCACGCTCAGTACGTTGAGTGTCTACCTGCTGGTGGCCTGTCTTATCAGTCTGGCGCTGATAACCTGGGCAAAATACAACCAGCTGCGCTTTCGTATTGAACGTCGTAAGCGTCGGCCTGGACTTGAGCACCATGAAGTGGCGGCAAGTTTCAATATCACCCCCCGAACTGGCGCTAATGATGAGTCAGGCGCAGGTCTTTACCCTCGCCCATTATGA
- a CDS encoding Slam-dependent surface lipoprotein, with product MGILKPGLLLTAFVLTACGGGGGGGGGGSDSTPPVTTAPVQTDNGNTVTPPETPATAPVSLTTGGTISGWIYTTPEGREYVMRGTGISAGLTQTQRLTRDDHSPVSSTSWCCGRMSYTTFGTWTQYEKGQHDVFYTGDATLAANVPTQGTATYVGYGMREDILSDARFNIDFAAKTINGTIAGNDTFGSEVAMQGNIANGGFTGNAQSGGQAGTFTGHFNGPTAEELGGLAQFADTTKNASFGATRQ from the coding sequence ATGGGGATCTTAAAACCTGGATTATTACTGACTGCTTTTGTGCTGACTGCCTGTGGCGGTGGCGGTGGCGGCGGTGGCGGTGGTAGCGACAGCACGCCCCCGGTAACCACGGCGCCTGTGCAAACGGATAACGGCAATACGGTTACCCCACCGGAAACCCCTGCCACGGCACCGGTCAGCCTGACTACCGGTGGTACCATTTCTGGTTGGATCTACACCACCCCTGAGGGCCGTGAATACGTTATGCGCGGCACCGGGATCTCTGCGGGCCTGACGCAAACCCAACGGCTCACCCGTGACGACCATTCCCCGGTCTCCTCAACGTCATGGTGCTGTGGCCGTATGAGTTACACCACGTTCGGTACCTGGACACAGTATGAAAAAGGGCAGCATGACGTATTCTACACCGGAGATGCCACACTCGCGGCTAACGTGCCAACCCAGGGTACAGCGACCTATGTGGGTTACGGTATGCGTGAAGATATCCTGAGCGATGCTCGCTTTAACATTGATTTCGCTGCGAAAACCATCAACGGCACCATTGCCGGAAATGATACTTTCGGTAGCGAAGTTGCGATGCAGGGCAACATTGCCAACGGTGGTTTCACCGGTAATGCGCAATCCGGCGGGCAGGCGGGGACCTTCACCGGACATTTCAATGGTCCTACGGCTGAAGAGTTAGGCGGTCTGGCGCAGTTTGCAGACACGACTAAAAACGCATCCTTTGGCGCGACACGTCAATAA
- a CDS encoding LysR family transcriptional regulator, which yields MSGEIFRDIVAFITIARERSFTRAAAELGVSQSALSHTIRNLEARLGLRLLIRTTRSVSPTEAGLRLLERVSPRFDVIADELASLSELGSKIAGTVRITASDFAWNSFVWPRLSPALLHYPDVKLEVSNDPALTDIVAERFDAGIRPGDRIGKNMASVRISPDWQNVIVASPDYLSGKERPLTPEDLLRHACINTRYSMKEGISPWELKKGDALQAWRVDGPLIFNSVYAALDAALAGYGFAFVPENLARPWLDNGTLQAVLEEWCPLRQGFHIFYSSERQLLPALSMIIETLRYEPGFMPS from the coding sequence ATGTCAGGCGAAATTTTCAGGGATATCGTGGCATTTATCACTATCGCCCGGGAACGCAGTTTTACCCGGGCGGCCGCCGAACTGGGCGTATCCCAGTCGGCGTTAAGCCATACCATCCGCAACCTTGAGGCGCGGCTGGGGCTGCGACTGCTGATCCGCACCACGCGCAGCGTCTCTCCCACGGAGGCAGGGCTGCGCCTGCTGGAGCGGGTGTCACCCCGATTCGATGTGATTGCTGATGAACTGGCCTCCCTGAGCGAACTGGGGAGTAAGATCGCCGGGACCGTGCGGATCACGGCGTCGGATTTCGCCTGGAACAGCTTCGTATGGCCGCGCCTTTCCCCTGCGTTGCTTCACTATCCTGACGTGAAGCTGGAGGTATCGAACGATCCGGCCCTGACGGATATCGTTGCCGAGCGTTTTGACGCCGGTATCAGGCCGGGCGACAGGATCGGTAAAAATATGGCGTCAGTCCGCATTTCACCGGACTGGCAAAACGTGATTGTCGCCTCCCCTGATTACCTTTCCGGAAAAGAACGCCCGCTCACGCCAGAGGATTTATTGCGGCACGCCTGCATCAACACCCGATACTCTATGAAGGAGGGTATCAGCCCCTGGGAACTCAAAAAGGGGGACGCCCTTCAGGCCTGGCGTGTCGATGGCCCGTTGATCTTCAACTCGGTGTATGCCGCGCTCGATGCCGCGCTGGCGGGATACGGCTTTGCTTTTGTGCCGGAAAACCTCGCCCGCCCCTGGCTGGATAATGGCACTCTTCAGGCAGTGCTGGAGGAGTGGTGTCCGCTGCGGCAGGGGTTTCACATTTTCTATTCCAGCGAGCGCCAGCTCCTGCCAGCGCTCTCGATGATTATTGAGACGTTACGTTATGAGCCAGGGTTCATGCCCTCCTGA
- a CDS encoding glutathione S-transferase: MLKILGKTTSINVRKVLWACEEAGLDYLQEDYGSGFASTETDAFRKLNPNAMVPVLIDGDFVLWESNAICRYLVRKAGRDDLLPVEPQACANIERWMDWQATEFNNAWRYVFPALGRKNPEFTDPARIAAGITEWNHHMMILEQQLQRTGAWVAGETFTLADVVLGLSVNRWKMTPFEKPQVPAIEAWFERLNQRPAFLRHGNNGML, encoded by the coding sequence ATGCTAAAAATCCTCGGCAAAACCACCTCCATCAACGTGCGCAAAGTGCTCTGGGCCTGCGAAGAAGCCGGTCTCGACTATCTGCAGGAAGACTACGGCAGCGGCTTTGCCTCGACGGAAACCGACGCCTTCCGCAAGCTGAACCCGAACGCCATGGTGCCGGTGCTGATCGACGGCGATTTTGTGCTGTGGGAATCCAATGCCATCTGCCGCTATCTGGTGCGTAAAGCCGGGCGCGACGACCTGCTCCCCGTGGAGCCGCAGGCCTGCGCCAACATCGAGCGCTGGATGGACTGGCAGGCGACCGAGTTCAACAACGCCTGGCGCTATGTCTTCCCGGCGCTGGGGCGCAAAAACCCAGAGTTCACCGATCCCGCGCGAATTGCGGCGGGAATTACGGAGTGGAACCACCACATGATGATCCTCGAGCAGCAGCTGCAACGCACCGGGGCATGGGTGGCGGGCGAGACTTTTACCCTGGCCGACGTGGTGCTGGGGCTGTCGGTTAACCGCTGGAAGATGACCCCTTTTGAGAAGCCGCAGGTGCCCGCCATCGAGGCCTGGTTTGAGCGTTTAAACCAGCGTCCGGCGTTTTTACGCCACGGGAATAATGGCATGCTATGA
- the pgaC gene encoding poly-beta-1,6-N-acetyl-D-glucosamine synthase, producing the protein MTDRLIAFLILCLMFSFPLGVAVVFTGEVILDFVFFWPLFMSALWMSGGLYFWFHRERYWPWGPGTPPPTLAGNPLISILVPCFNEGLNARETIEAALAQRYENIEVIAINDGSIDSTAAVLDKLASEYSRLRVIHLAENQGKAVALQAGAAAARSDFLVCIDGDALLDKDAAVYMVAPLLNHPRVGAVTGNPRIRTRSTLVGRVQVGEFSSIIGLIKRTQRVYGQVFTVSGVIAAYRRRALAEVGYWSPDMITEDIDISWKLQLRHWSIFFEPRALCWILMPETLKGLWKQRLRWAQGGAEVFIVNMRRLWGWEYRRMWPLFLEFCMSTAWAFAYAVTILLFLIGLLFPMPDSLYVQHLFPPAFTGLMLGVVCLLQFAVSLIIERRYENGIAASLFWVIWFPVVYWMLSLFTTLVAFPKVMLRRKRSRARWVSPDRGIGRLKP; encoded by the coding sequence ATGACCGATCGCCTCATCGCCTTCCTGATCCTTTGCCTGATGTTCAGTTTTCCGCTCGGCGTGGCGGTGGTTTTTACCGGTGAAGTGATCCTTGATTTCGTCTTTTTCTGGCCGCTGTTTATGTCAGCCCTCTGGATGAGCGGTGGGCTTTACTTCTGGTTTCACCGCGAGCGCTACTGGCCATGGGGGCCAGGTACACCGCCACCTACACTCGCAGGCAATCCGCTGATTTCCATTCTTGTGCCGTGCTTTAACGAAGGGCTGAATGCACGTGAGACTATCGAAGCGGCGCTGGCGCAACGTTATGAAAATATAGAAGTGATTGCTATCAATGACGGTTCTATAGACAGCACGGCGGCCGTGCTGGACAAGTTAGCGAGTGAATATTCGCGGCTGCGGGTGATTCATCTGGCGGAAAATCAGGGCAAAGCGGTCGCCCTGCAGGCGGGTGCCGCGGCGGCGCGCAGTGATTTTCTGGTGTGTATTGATGGTGATGCGCTGCTGGATAAGGATGCGGCGGTGTATATGGTCGCACCGCTGCTCAATCACCCTCGCGTGGGGGCCGTGACCGGGAATCCGCGGATCCGTACGCGTTCAACGCTGGTTGGGCGAGTCCAGGTGGGAGAGTTTTCCTCTATCATCGGCCTCATCAAGCGTACCCAGCGCGTCTATGGTCAGGTCTTTACCGTTTCCGGTGTCATTGCCGCTTATCGCCGTCGCGCCCTGGCAGAGGTGGGGTACTGGAGCCCGGATATGATCACGGAAGATATTGATATCAGCTGGAAGTTACAACTGCGCCACTGGTCAATTTTCTTCGAACCTCGTGCGCTGTGTTGGATTTTGATGCCCGAGACGCTGAAAGGGCTTTGGAAGCAGCGTCTGCGCTGGGCGCAGGGGGGCGCGGAGGTGTTTATTGTCAATATGCGTCGCTTGTGGGGCTGGGAGTACCGGCGCATGTGGCCTCTGTTTCTTGAGTTTTGTATGTCAACCGCATGGGCCTTTGCCTATGCCGTCACCATTCTGCTGTTTCTCATCGGGCTGCTTTTTCCGATGCCCGATTCTTTATATGTTCAGCACCTTTTCCCACCGGCTTTTACTGGCCTGATGCTGGGCGTGGTCTGTCTGTTGCAGTTCGCGGTCAGTCTGATTATTGAAAGACGCTACGAGAATGGTATTGCGGCGTCACTGTTCTGGGTTATCTGGTTTCCGGTGGTGTACTGGATGTTGAGCCTGTTCACAACGCTTGTGGCTTTCCCGAAAGTCATGCTGCGCCGCAAACGCAGCAGAGCTCGGTGGGTGAGTCCCGATCGCGGTATTGGGAGATTAAAACCATGA
- a CDS encoding LysR family transcriptional regulator: protein MAREGFSDLLALIAIAQTGSFTRAAAQLGVTQPALSASIRGLEERLGVRVLLRSTRRVSLTMAGQHLVDRIVPEFEYIEKELESLNDLRDKPTGTLRITAIDYAIRQVLWPKLSPFLQQYPDITVELISEYASVDIAARGYDAGVRFGTELAQDMISVRISPDVKNTVVGSADYFRRYPHPERPDDLAQQRGIRLRTSTYGGLYDWEFTEGQREFSVRIGGPVICNNAYDILEAAKAGLGLAYLPQDMVQPWLDTGELVSVLEDWCPLWPGLHLYYPNRRQHSRAMTLMVEALRFHEHQP from the coding sequence ATGGCTCGTGAGGGTTTCAGTGATTTATTAGCACTTATCGCGATAGCGCAAACCGGGAGTTTTACCCGGGCCGCGGCGCAGCTGGGTGTCACCCAGCCCGCGTTGAGCGCCAGCATCCGCGGTCTGGAGGAGCGGCTCGGCGTGCGTGTGTTGCTGCGCAGCACGCGCCGGGTAAGCCTGACCATGGCGGGTCAACACCTTGTGGACAGGATCGTTCCCGAATTTGAGTACATTGAGAAAGAACTTGAATCCTTAAACGACCTGCGGGACAAACCGACCGGCACCCTGCGCATCACCGCCATTGACTATGCCATCCGCCAGGTGTTGTGGCCCAAACTCTCACCCTTTTTGCAGCAGTATCCGGATATCACCGTTGAGCTGATCAGCGAGTATGCCAGCGTCGATATTGCCGCCAGAGGCTATGACGCCGGGGTCAGATTCGGCACGGAGCTGGCGCAGGATATGATCTCGGTGCGAATCAGCCCGGATGTAAAGAATACGGTGGTGGGATCGGCAGACTATTTTAGGCGCTATCCGCATCCCGAGCGGCCTGACGATCTTGCACAACAGAGAGGCATTCGGCTGCGCACTTCCACCTATGGCGGCCTCTATGACTGGGAGTTTACCGAGGGTCAGCGCGAGTTCTCGGTCAGGATCGGCGGCCCCGTCATCTGTAATAACGCTTACGATATTCTCGAAGCCGCAAAAGCGGGGTTGGGTCTTGCCTACCTGCCGCAGGATATGGTTCAACCCTGGCTGGATACAGGCGAGCTGGTGTCGGTACTCGAAGACTGGTGCCCGCTCTGGCCGGGCCTGCATCTCTACTACCCTAACCGGCGCCAGCATTCCCGCGCGATGACGCTGATGGTCGAGGCGCTGCGGTTCCATGAGCATCAGCCCTGA